A single region of the Salvelinus sp. IW2-2015 linkage group LG20, ASM291031v2, whole genome shotgun sequence genome encodes:
- the havcr1 gene encoding hepatitis A virus cellular receptor 1 isoform X2, producing METHCGLGWLLLCLLSVSECIAPKVIGIEGQHVTLPCKYNTKKHGVSAICWGRGAIPNSGCYKEIISSDGTKVTWRSSVRYNLFGELKTGDVSLTIFNVTEKDSGQYGCRVHVYGLWNDEKHHVNLNIEKAPVPTTSQAPAKVTITQQTTDNHTHCHVTTNSTEYSDTSTPPYSESILEQMTGHKLPVILVSILLVLTGVVIVSVLVVLRKRWKTIXTGVQMPEHSGSTVLYSNSESSLGVQTREMAVENVYQIDDNERNDYEECPRQSMDTSPQSCC from the exons ATGGAGACTCACTGTGGTTTAGGCTGGTTGCTCCTCTGTCTACTTTCAG TCAGTGAATGCATTGCCCCAAAAGTCATTGGTATTGAGGGCCAGCATGTCACTCTGCCATGTAAATATAACACCAAAAAGCATGGTGTATCAGCCATATGTTGGGGGAGAGGAGCCATACCGAACTCTGGTTGTTACAAGGAAATCATCTCATCTGATGGCACTAAAGTGACATGGAGATCTTCGGTTAGATATAATTTATTCGGTGAGCTGAAGACAGGGGATGTCTCTCTAACCATCTTCAATGTCACTGAAAAAGACTCTGGACAATACGGCTGTCGTGTGCATGTTTACGGATTGTGGAATGATGAGAAACATCATGTCAACTTGAACATTGAGAAAG CACCTGTCCCAACAACATCTCAGGCACCTGCTAAAGTGACCATAACTCAACAGACCacggacaaccacacacact GTCATGTGACCACAAATTCCACAGAGTATTCAGACACATCCACGCCACCTTACAGCGAATCAATTTTG GAGCAGATGACAGGCCATAAGCTGCCTGTGATCCTGGTGTCCATTCTACTGGTTCTGACAGGCGTGGTSATTGTGTCTGTACTYGTTGTCTTGA GAAAGCGATGGAAAACAATTRMTACGGGAGTCCAAAT GCCAGAGCACTCTGGCAGCACAGTCCTGTACAGCAACTCAGAGTCCAGCTTGGGTGTGCAGACTCGAGAGATGGCGGTAGAGAACGTCTATCAAATAGATGACAACGAGAGAAACGACTATGAGGAGTGCCCCCGACAAAGCATGGACACATCACCACAGTCATGCTGTTAA
- the LOC111981786 gene encoding hepatitis A virus cellular receptor 1 homolog isoform X2 codes for MNTTTMRSTLHTLITVSLLALCDGVMETVVGVAGRTVSLIYRYDTATLGLTEVCWGRGAXPSLFGCENTVIATNGVEVTYRRSYRHRLPGKLRSGDVSLIIYNVGEGDSGFYHCRVAQSGLFNDLTHTVHLIVRQAPVVPTVIPTVIPTVPAQLLPITDTPGSSVIPENNRQAPLVPTVIPTIVPTRQNNHCPS; via the exons ATGAACACAACGACAATGCGGTCTACACTTCATACCCTTATCACAGTCTCTCTGTTGGCAT TGTGTGATGGCGTCATGGAGACAGTGGTTGGTGTTGCAGGTAGGACGGTATCTCTGATCTACAGGTATGACACCGCTACCCTGGGTCTGACAGAGGTGTGCTGGGGGAGAGGAGCACAKCCGTCTCTCTTCGGCTGTGAGAACACAGTCATTGCTACTAATGGAGTAGAGGTGACCTACAGGAGGTCGTACAGACACAGGTTACCAGGGAAGCTTCGGAGTGGAGATGTCTCTCTCATTATCTACAACGTCGGAGAGGGAGACTCTGGGTTCTACCACTGTCGTGTGGCGCAATCAGGACTGTTCAACGACCTGACGCACACCGTTCATTTAATTGTTCGACAAG CACCTGTCGTACCAACTGTCATCCCAACTGTCATCCCAACAGTACCAGCCCAACTCCTTCCCATCACAGACACACCTGGGTCCTCTGTTATACCAGAAAATAACAGACAAG CACCTCTCGTCCCAACTGTCATCCCAACTATTGTCCCAACGCGACAGAACAACCACTGCCCATCATAG
- the LOC111981786 gene encoding hepatitis A virus cellular receptor 1 isoform X1: MNTTTMRSTLHTLITVSLLALCDGVMETVVGVAGRTVSLIYRYDTATLGLTEVCWGRGAXPSLFGCENTVIATNGVEVTYRRSYRHRLPGKLRSGDVSLIIYNVGEGDSGFYHCRVAQSGLFNDLTHTVHLIVRQAPVVPTVIPTVIPTVPAQLLPITDTPGSSVIPENNRQAPLVPTVIPTIVPTATEQPLPITETSGSPLA, encoded by the exons ATGAACACAACGACAATGCGGTCTACACTTCATACCCTTATCACAGTCTCTCTGTTGGCAT TGTGTGATGGCGTCATGGAGACAGTGGTTGGTGTTGCAGGTAGGACGGTATCTCTGATCTACAGGTATGACACCGCTACCCTGGGTCTGACAGAGGTGTGCTGGGGGAGAGGAGCACAKCCGTCTCTCTTCGGCTGTGAGAACACAGTCATTGCTACTAATGGAGTAGAGGTGACCTACAGGAGGTCGTACAGACACAGGTTACCAGGGAAGCTTCGGAGTGGAGATGTCTCTCTCATTATCTACAACGTCGGAGAGGGAGACTCTGGGTTCTACCACTGTCGTGTGGCGCAATCAGGACTGTTCAACGACCTGACGCACACCGTTCATTTAATTGTTCGACAAG CACCTGTCGTACCAACTGTCATCCCAACTGTCATCCCAACAGTACCAGCCCAACTCCTTCCCATCACAGACACACCTGGGTCCTCTGTTATACCAGAAAATAACAGACAAG CACCTCTCGTCCCAACTGTCATCCCAACTATTGTCCCAACTGCGACAGAACAACCACTGCCCATCACAGAAACATCTGGGTCCCCTCTAGCGTAG
- the havcr1 gene encoding hepatitis A virus cellular receptor 1 isoform X1, with amino-acid sequence METHCGLGWLLLCLLSVSECIAPKVIGIEGQHVTLPCKYNTKKHGVSAICWGRGAIPNSGCYKEIISSDGTKVTWRSSVRYNLFGELKTGDVSLTIFNVTEKDSGQYGCRVHVYGLWNDEKHHVNLNIEKAPVPTTSQAPAKVTITQQTTDNHTHCHVTTNSTEYSDTSTPPYSESILEQMTGHKLPVILVSILLVLTGVVIVSVLVVLRKRWKTIXTGVQIRPEHSGSTVLYSNSESSLGVQTREMAVENVYQIDDNERNDYEECPRQSMDTSPQSCC; translated from the exons ATGGAGACTCACTGTGGTTTAGGCTGGTTGCTCCTCTGTCTACTTTCAG TCAGTGAATGCATTGCCCCAAAAGTCATTGGTATTGAGGGCCAGCATGTCACTCTGCCATGTAAATATAACACCAAAAAGCATGGTGTATCAGCCATATGTTGGGGGAGAGGAGCCATACCGAACTCTGGTTGTTACAAGGAAATCATCTCATCTGATGGCACTAAAGTGACATGGAGATCTTCGGTTAGATATAATTTATTCGGTGAGCTGAAGACAGGGGATGTCTCTCTAACCATCTTCAATGTCACTGAAAAAGACTCTGGACAATACGGCTGTCGTGTGCATGTTTACGGATTGTGGAATGATGAGAAACATCATGTCAACTTGAACATTGAGAAAG CACCTGTCCCAACAACATCTCAGGCACCTGCTAAAGTGACCATAACTCAACAGACCacggacaaccacacacact GTCATGTGACCACAAATTCCACAGAGTATTCAGACACATCCACGCCACCTTACAGCGAATCAATTTTG GAGCAGATGACAGGCCATAAGCTGCCTGTGATCCTGGTGTCCATTCTACTGGTTCTGACAGGCGTGGTSATTGTGTCTGTACTYGTTGTCTTGA GAAAGCGATGGAAAACAATTRMTACGGGAGTCCAAAT CAGGCCAGAGCACTCTGGCAGCACAGTCCTGTACAGCAACTCAGAGTCCAGCTTGGGTGTGCAGACTCGAGAGATGGCGGTAGAGAACGTCTATCAAATAGATGACAACGAGAGAAACGACTATGAGGAGTGCCCCCGACAAAGCATGGACACATCACCACAGTCATGCTGTTAA